TTTTGTGTTTTGGGAAAAGCATCGAGCGGAAGACATCGGGCGGAAGACTCGAAGACTCGGGGCGGAAGACTCGAAGACTCGGGGCGGAAGACAAGGGGTTTAATGCCCTGAGCCCAATTTCTTCAGTCCGAAGTCTTCAGCCCGAAGTTTTCAGCCCGAAGTCTTCAGCCCGGTGTCTTCAGCCCCAAGATTGGCGGAAGCTTCTTCATAATTCACTGCTCATCATTCATACTGAGGGGTGAGTGGGTTCCCCCTCTCAATTCTTCGATAAGGATTTCAAGAAAAAAATGTGTGGAATCGTTGGATACGTTGGACAAAAGCAAGTGATTCCGGTGTTGCTTGACGGGTTGAAGCGGTTGGAATATCGCGGGTACGACTCAGCCGGAATTGCCGTGGTGGATAATGGCCAGCTCAATATTCGGAGGGCGTCAGGGAAGCTTCGAAATTTGGAAGAAGTCATCCGGCTCAATCCGCTGGATGGCACCTATGGGATCGGTCATACCCGGTGGGCCACCCATGGTCGGCCAACCGAGGAAAATGCGCATCCGCACTGTGACGCTTCGCGGCGGATTGTCGTCGTCCACAACGGGATTATTGAAAATTACCTGCCGCTCAAGCGGCGTCTCCAGGCGGAAGGCCACACCTTTGTCACTCAAACCGACACCGAAGTCGTGGCGCATCTGGTCGGCAAGTATCGCCGTGAGACTGAGTCACTGGAAGAAGCTGTCCGGATGGCGGTTCACGAGTTGACCGGGATTTTTGCGATTACGCTCCTGTCCGCCGATGAACCAGATAAAGTGGTCACCGCCCGGATGGGGCCGCCAGTTGTGGTTGGCTTAGGGAAAGACGAATATTTTGTCGCTTCGGACATTCCAGCCATTCTGTACCACACACGGGACGTGTTTTTCCTGGGCGATGGCGAAATGGCGGTTTTGACCAAATCAGGCGTGATGGTGAGCGATTTTGACGGCAACCTGGTGACGCCAACCATCCAGCGGATCACCTGGGATCCGATCATGGCGGAAAAGGGCGGCTTTAAGCACTTTATGCTCAAGGAAATCTATGAGCAGCCGCGGGCCGTGCGGGAAACACTGGCGGGTCGGACTTCACTGGATGATGGCCGGATTTATCTGGATGAAATGGATGTGCGGCCTGATGAATGGCGGCGGTTTACCAACATCAAAATTGCGGCCTGCGGTACAAGCTGGCACGCGGGGCTGGTTGGGAAGTACATCATCGAGGAAATTGCCCGTGTTCCGGTCGAGATTGATTACGCGAGCGAGTTTCGCTATCGCAATCCGATTGTGGATGAAAACACGCTGGTGATTGTGATTACCCAGTCGGGCGAAACGGCTGACACAATTGCGGCCCTGCGCGAAGTCAAACAGCGTGGCTGCCCGGTGATTGCCATTTGCAACGTACAGGGTTCGATGGCGACCCGCGAAGCCGGTGGCACAATTTTGACTCATGCCGGTCCGGAAATCGGTGTGGCTTCGACCAAAGCCTTTACTTCGCAAATCATTGCGCTGTATTTATTTGCGCTTTTTCTGGCCCAGCAGCGGCAGACGATTGACACTGAAACGTCGCTTCGTCATGTCGCGCAACTCAACGAACTTCCGGTCAAGATCGAGTTGTTGCTCAACCAGGACGACACGATTTCCGACCTGACCAAAGAACTCTTCCGTTCGACAGATTTTCTATACCTGGGCCGGGGCGTTCATTTCCCAATTGCGCTCGAAGGCGCATTGAAGCTCAAGGAAATCAGCTATATCCACGCGGAAGGCTTCCCGGCGGGCGAAATGAAACATGGTCCGAATGCCCTGATTGATGAGCGGCTGCCGGTGGTGTTTTTAGCCCCGGTCGAGCACGGCAACAAGGTGTCAGAACTGCGCTATGAAAAGACGCTGTCCAATATGGAAGAAGTCC
This genomic stretch from Acidobacteriota bacterium harbors:
- the glmS gene encoding glutamine--fructose-6-phosphate transaminase (isomerizing), coding for MCGIVGYVGQKQVIPVLLDGLKRLEYRGYDSAGIAVVDNGQLNIRRASGKLRNLEEVIRLNPLDGTYGIGHTRWATHGRPTEENAHPHCDASRRIVVVHNGIIENYLPLKRRLQAEGHTFVTQTDTEVVAHLVGKYRRETESLEEAVRMAVHELTGIFAITLLSADEPDKVVTARMGPPVVVGLGKDEYFVASDIPAILYHTRDVFFLGDGEMAVLTKSGVMVSDFDGNLVTPTIQRITWDPIMAEKGGFKHFMLKEIYEQPRAVRETLAGRTSLDDGRIYLDEMDVRPDEWRRFTNIKIAACGTSWHAGLVGKYIIEEIARVPVEIDYASEFRYRNPIVDENTLVIVITQSGETADTIAALREVKQRGCPVIAICNVQGSMATREAGGTILTHAGPEIGVASTKAFTSQIIALYLFALFLAQQRQTIDTETSLRHVAQLNELPVKIELLLNQDDTISDLTKELFRSTDFLYLGRGVHFPIALEGALKLKEISYIHAEGFPAGEMKHGPNALIDERLPVVFLAPVEHGNKVSELRYEKTLSNMEEVRARDGQVIAIVTEGDTKAAEIADHAIFIPPTSDLLSAVLAIVPLQLLAYHIAIRRGCDVDQPRNLAKSVTVE